Genomic segment of Acidimicrobiales bacterium:
TGACGTCTTTGATACCGGTCACCTCGAGGCCGAGGTTCTGCAACGAACGGATCGCGGTCTCTCGACCCGATCCCGGTCCGCGGACCTCGACGTCGACCTTGCGGACGCCGTGTTCCATGGCCCGACGACCCGCCTGCTCGGCGGCCATCTGAGCGGCGTAGGGAGTGGACTTGCGGGAGCCCTTGAAGCCGACGTTGCCGGCCGACGCCCAGGACAAGACGTTGCCCTGGCGGTCGCTGATCGACACGATCGTGTTGTTGAAGGAACTCTTGATGTGCGCGACGCCGTGGGTGATGTTCTTGCGTTCCCGACGGCGGGGCCGGCGCTGACCGGCTGGTTTGTTCGCCATTACTTCTTCAGCACCTTCTTCTTGCCGGCCACGGTCTTCTTCGGGCCCTTGCGGGTCCGGGCGTTCGTATGGGTGCGCTGACCACGCACGGGCAGCCCACGACGGTGTCGGATGCCCTGGTAGCTGCCGATCTCCATCTTGCGCTTGATGTCCTGGCTGACCTCACGGCGCAGGTCACCTTCGACCTTGAAGTTGCCTTCGAGATACGCCCGCAGACGGGCGACCTCCTGCTCGGTGAGATCACGCACCCTCGTGTTGGGGTCGATCTCGGTGGCCTCGCAGATCTCGCTGGCCTTCGTCGTTCCGATGCCGAAGATGTAGGTGAGCGACACCACGCTGCGCTTGTCGCGCGGGATGTCGACACCGGCGATGCGTGCCATCTAGCCCTGCCTCTGCTTATGTCGCGGATTGGAGCAGATGACGCGGACGCGACCGTCACGCCGGATGATCCGGCACTTGTCGCACATCTGCTTGACGCTGGGTCGAACCTTCATTGGAATCCCTGGTTGGCGTGCTACTTGTAGCGGTAGGTGATGCGACCCCGTTGGAGGTCGTAAGGGGTGAGCTCGACCTGGACCCGGTCCCCCGGCAGGATGCGGATGTAGTGCATCCTCATCTTCCCGGAGATGTGGGCCAGTACCTCGTGGCCGTTGTCGAGCTCGACCTTGAACATTGCGTTGGGAAGGGACTCGAGAACGGTCCCTTCCATGACTATGGCGTCAGACTTCGGTTTCGCCAGGGGTCGGTCCTCCAACAATCTGTCTCCGATTCCGGGCGGCGGCCACCGCTCGGAACCCTTGCACCACATCACCCGGAAAAGGCGATGTGGCTCCGGCTCGGCACGCGTGTCGATGCGACTCGCAGCAAGCCAACATATGAGGCTACCGACTACATCGTCCCAGCCCCAACCCCGACACCGCGTCGGGGGCGGTCGCGATCAGTCCAGAACGTCCTCCAGGACGCTGCGGATCCGGGCGAAGACCTCGTCCGTGGTCCCCATGCCGTCGACGACGGTGAGCAGATCGCGCTCCGAGAACCATTCGATCAGGGGCGATGTCTGCTCCTCGTAGAGGTGGAGACGGCGCTGAATCGCCTCCCGGCTGTCGTCGGAGCGACCCCGCTCGAGCATCCGCCGGGTCACCTCCGCAACCGGGACCTCGAGATTCAGGGCGATGTCGATC
This window contains:
- the rpsM gene encoding 30S ribosomal protein S13, with the translated sequence MARIAGVDIPRDKRSVVSLTYIFGIGTTKASEICEATEIDPNTRVRDLTEQEVARLRAYLEGNFKVEGDLRREVSQDIKRKMEIGSYQGIRHRRGLPVRGQRTHTNARTRKGPKKTVAGKKKVLKK
- the infA gene encoding translation initiation factor IF-1 encodes the protein MAKPKSDAIVMEGTVLESLPNAMFKVELDNGHEVLAHISGKMRMHYIRILPGDRVQVELTPYDLQRGRITYRYK
- the rpsK gene encoding 30S ribosomal protein S11 translates to MANKPAGQRRPRRRERKNITHGVAHIKSSFNNTIVSISDRQGNVLSWASAGNVGFKGSRKSTPYAAQMAAEQAGRRAMEHGVRKVDVEVRGPGSGRETAIRSLQNLGLEVTGIKDVTPVPHNGCRPPKRRRV
- the rpmJ gene encoding 50S ribosomal protein L36, whose protein sequence is MKVRPSVKQMCDKCRIIRRDGRVRVICSNPRHKQRQG